Genomic DNA from Gopherus evgoodei ecotype Sinaloan lineage unplaced genomic scaffold, rGopEvg1_v1.p scaffold_35_arrow_ctg1, whole genome shotgun sequence:
TGCTCTCTGGGGTGTCTGAGCCCTTCTGCCTTAACCTCTGGGCCTAGAAAAGCGGGGGTGGGCAATGTAGGCCCCCAGGGCTGGCTTGATGTgaagggggctggagctgggccccaCCCTGGGTGAACTAGTTACTCAGGCTCTGAGTGATCCAACCCACCCTTCATGccatgggtgggtggggagggtgttGCACCCAGGGTGGGGGTGGCTGGTGCTAGCTGTGCCCCTAGTGCAGTGAGTcagtactggtgacccctttcacataggaagcatctgagtgtgaccccccacccgcccttataaattaaaacacttttaaaaatatatttcataccattataaatgctggaggcaaagtgggtttgggggtggaggctgacagctcgtgacccctcaCATAATAACTTcacaaccccagtttgagaacccctgccctagtgtGTGCTGGGGGACACGGGTGCTGGGGTTTCCTTCCACCCATCCAGCAGGTGACTGAATGGTGGTAGCAGTGGGATGGTGCTGTTTGTCAGCACTCACGGGTGGAGAAGAGGGCCCCCCATGTTTGAGTGTGGGTGGATTGCGGGGGGCGGGGTCCAGCTGGGGGCAAAGCCTTGGCTGTGAagagcagctggggggtggggaacttACTGCCACCCATTGTCTGGGCAGCAGGTGCCCATCCCTGTCAAGCCAAGCAGCTGCAATATGGACCCCAGGTTGGGCAGAGCCTGGCTCATGGAAGTAAaaagcctgggggaggggagaatctcaCGCAaaccctgcccctctgctctggggCCAGCACCAGGGTGGGGGGGACACATTGCGGGAGGCAGGAGGTGGCTCAGGACCAGCTCCTCCCTGGCAGTTTTGTGGTTAGTTGCTGCTCTCACCATGGCagccctgggttcagttcccGGTCAGGGAAGGATTTCAttgggggtagctcagtggtttgagcattggcctgctaacccccgagttgtgagttcaatccttgagggggccacttagggatctggggcaaaaatctgtctggggattggtcctgccttgagcaggggggtggactagatgccccctgaggtcccttccaaccctgcggTTTGTTCTATGATtactggggggggctgggctccCTGTCCCAGGCTCTGAGCAGGCCCCTCCCAGGCCCAGTTCCCCGGGGCCCATTGTTCACGCTCGGGGGCCCCCAGTGGCTCCCTGGACCCCCTGTTGATTTGGGTCGGTTCAGCCAATTCTTTCCCGCCCCATCGTCCccctccctcaaccccccccgGGGAGGGGTCAACTCGAAgtgcagagggaaactgaggcacacgcaGGCTCCATACAGATATTACAGAGCGTCCCCCCCCCCCgatagggggcggggctgcagggcaggaagtgACGTGGGACGGGGGTTCCCGGAAGCGTCTGGGTCCGGCTGCGCAGGGGGAGCCCGAGCGAGGGGAGCAGGTCCGGGGGGGGCGGAGTGGGGGGCCCCGCCCGTCGGGGGCGTCACCTCACTCGGTCTCTGTCCTTCCAGGTCCGGCAGCGCCGGAGGGACCCGAGCTACAGGGGGACCCCGACCTCGgcccccccatccacccctgcacccccccggcCTCGGCCCCCCCGATCCCTCTCCGCCCCCCCCGGCCTCTGCCCCCCCgatccctctctgccccccccgcctCCGCCCCCCCCGGCCTCGGCCCCCCCAGATCCCTCTCCGCCCCCGCCGGCCTCGGCCCCCCCAgatccatccctgccccccctgcctcgGCCCCCCCCGATCCCTCTCCGCTCCCCCCGGCCTCGGCCCCCCCAGATCCCTCTCCGCTCCCGCCGGCCTCTgcccccccatccatccctgacCCCCGCCTCGGCCCCCCCCGATCCCTCTCCGCTCCCCCCGGCCTCGGCCCCCCCAGATCCCTCTCCGCTCCCGCCGGCCTCTGCCCCCCCGATCCATCTCGGCCCCCCCCGATCCCTCTCCGTTCCCTTGGCCTCGGCCCCCCAgatccatccctgcccccccgaTCCTCCTCCGGGCCTCTGCCCCTcgatccctccctgcccccaccggACTCTGCCCCCCCCGATCCATCCCTGTCACCCCGGCCTCCGCTCCCCCCACCTCGACCCCCCCAATCCGCCTCCGCCCCCCCGGCCTCGgcccccccatccctctccacccccctgcctctgcacccccgatcccttctgagccccccagcctccacccccaatccctccctgccccccacgcctgtgcccctacccctgccccccagctgtaCAGCCCCCCCTTAtaaccctcccatccccctctcaGAGCTTCCTGCCCCCGAttgcccagcccctcccttctgaccccctccagcccctctctcAAAGCCCCCTAGCTGGtcactgccaccccctccccccccgccggcTGGTCCCCGTGTCCAGGAGGCAGCCAGCAGCATCTGAGCCCCGGCCGGCTGAGCCCCCTCCCTACGGGGGAACATGGTGAgacaggggtttggggggaggtTCCCCAGTCGCCTGGTGGCCTCAGTGCCCcgggggagggggtcgtggctgGGCAATGTgacaccccatctgtctgtctgtctctgtccctAGCACCCCATCCCCGCAGAGCTGGGAGCCCCCGGATCCTGACATGGCCACGCCGGGCTCTGACCTGCCGCTGGGTGAGTGACCGGCACGTGGGGAGTATAGGGGAGCTACtggggaacccaggcgtccgggcggcTACAGGcgtccccgcctcctccctgcccatgTCGCACCTCTCCTGCtgagggacccaggcgtccgggcagcTACAGGCGTCCCTTCCTCATCCCTGCCCATGTAGCACCTCCCCTGCtgagggacccaggcgtccgggcagcTACAGGcgtccccgcctcctccctgcccatgTCGCACCTCTCCTGCtgagggacccaggcgtccgggcagcTACAGGCGTCCCCGCCTCATCCCTGCCCATGTCCTACCTCCCCTGCTGAGGGACTCAGGCATCCGGGCAGCTACAGGCCAATTCCCCGGTGTCAGCTCCTGTGCTgagggacccaggcatccgggctttTCCCCCCAGTCACAGCCCCCACAGAGGAACCCACGTGTCTGGGCAGCTGCAGACACATGCCCCAATCGAGAACCCCCCAGTAACccatccctctccctgcccccagaggatGGGGAGCCTCCGCCCCCCAACTCTCCTGGAGCCCCCTGGgcccaggtgaaggaggaggggCCCCTGTCGAGGCCAGAGGCAGCGCTAACCCCAGAGACCGAGGTGCTGGGCACTGATGGGGAGGGGTCGATGCACAGTGCTggtgagagggctgggggggcactgagggtgggggacagagtGGGGTTGGCATGGAAGGGCCTGGGCCCCATGAAGGGGTGTGGGGCGCCGAGGGGCTCCATGGAGGGGCGGTTTAGTGTGGGGCTGTGACGGGGGGCACCGGGGGGGTCCGGCGGCTCTcaccccccctcgcccccagcgGAGGAGCCGGAGTGGCAGCAGAAgaaggggctgggtgggggtggcCAGAGGGCTTCATGTGGGGGTTGCtaggtgtggggctgggcagggggcaccggGGGGGTCCGGCGGCTCTCACCCCCCCTCACCGCCAGCGGAGGAGCTGGAGCGGCAGCAGAAGAAGGGGCCAGGCGGGGGTGGCCGTGGGGGTTGCTaggtgtggggctgggtgggcAGCACCGGGGGGGTCCGGCGGCTCTcaccccccctcgcccccagcgGAGGAGCCGGAGCGGCGGCGGAAGAAGGGGCCGGCGCCGAAGATGCTGGGCACGGAGCTGTGCAGCGTCTGCGGGGACAAGGCCTCGGGCTTCCACTACAACGTGCTGAGCTGCGAGGGCTGCAAGGGGTTCTTTCGGCGCAGCGTCATGAAGGGGGCGCAGTATGTGTGCCGGGGCGCCGGGCACTGCCACATGGACATGTACATGCGCCGAAAGTGCCAGCTCTGCCGTCTGCGCAAGTGCCACCAGGCCGGCATGCGCGAGCAGTGTGAGTCCTGCCTGGGGGGCACCGGGGGGCTTTGGGCAGAGATTGGGGGGCACCAGGGAAGGTGGGGGGTTAGGGGGCACCAGGAAGGGTAGGAGAGGCTTGGGGGGGAGATTGGGGGCACCAGGGagggtctgggggggcagggggcaccgggGAGACTTTGGGGAGAGATTGGGGGGCATGGGAGGGTGGggtagggggcactggggggctttGGGGAGAGATTGGGGGGCACCAGGGAAGGTGGGGGGTTAGGGGGCACCAGGAAGGGTAGGATAGGCTTGCGGGGGAGATTGGGGTGCACCAgggagggtctggggggcagggggcactggggggctttGGGGAGAGATTGGGGGGCACGGGGGAGGGTGGggtagggggcactggggggctttGGGGAGAGATTGGGGGGCAccgaggagggtgtggggggcttTGGGGGATGAGTGGAGGGCACCAGGAAGGtgtaggggggcagggagcactgGGGAGGGTGATGGGGGCTCTGGGGAGGTTTTGggcccccccaaccctgctccccccaTTTCCAGGCGTGCTGTCGGAGGAGCAGCTGCGGAAGAAGAaggggcggcggcagcagcagaagggggcggggggggaggtgcCGCTGCCCCGggtgccccccctgccccccacgccCCTCGCCGAGCCGGCTCGGCTCagcccccagcaggagctcatgATCCAGCAGCTGGTGGCAGCCCAGCAGCAGTGTAACAAGCGCTCCTTCAGTGACCAGCCCAAAGTCACGGTGAGGGGCCAcgccggggccggggggggctccccagctcGCTACCAGCCTCCACCCCCCACACCTGCCGTgtctcccactcagccccacaaGCGCCGTTAACCTTTCGTCTTGCAAAGcatggagggaaactgaggcatgcagggGTGGCGTAAAAATATTACCAAGAATTCCCACTTTGTTACAGGGTGTCCCCCAAGCACCCCATCTGGGCATCATGAGGAGGGTGCTGTGCCTGGCTTCTCCCCCAGATCTGAGCATCACTGGGGCATCAGCCCCCCGCCTCCATGTCTGGGAGGCCCTGTGGTGCTCCCAACGCGGGGCAGGGTCGGGGGTGTCCCTGGTATCCAGGACTGGGTGCCGTTTGGGATGCTGTGTGTCTCACTGCCCCCCGTCCTCCTCGTCCTCCCCCAGCCGTGGCCCCTGGGCACCGACCCCAACAGCCGGGAGGCCCGACAGCAGCGCTTCGCCCACTTCACCGAGCTGGCTATCATCTCGGTGCAGGAGATCGTCGACTTCGCCAAGCAGGTGCCCGGCTTCTTGCAGCTCACGAGGGAGGACCAGATCGCGCTGCTCAAGGCCTGTACCATTGAGGTgaatggggtggggcaggggtgggcagggaggggggcagcatgTAGGTCGCTTCCCATCTCTGTCTGCGTGCACTGCAGCAAGCCATAACTTTCCTCctaccagccttggttacactagattccccccccaccccccccaaaatgtGCGTCCTGTACTGGCCAGCCCTCCCCTGGACCATACACTTTATGTAAAGTCCATTATTGCTTTATCAGAAAAAATACACACGTAACTTAccaccccaaatggagtttccccaaCACTTCAGTTCAAACCCACTGGATTAGGTAAAACAGTAAAACACGTTAGTTAAGGactgagagattttaagtgagtctgCGTCATGAGGCCATGATGTCTCTACTATTATGGTCCCCACTTTTACAAgcctatgataaattttgtacaaactTTGTCTCGTTaggtatcattttttaaaaaactctcataatctgctgaacattagtgtcatggtaaaatatgtgtatcgACATTGTATGTGAAGCTATAAGTGTCCACTGTATAACATTCCTGTAACATGTTCCAAGGTTAGAAAAGTGGGCTCAAAGCAGTTCTTCAGAGACAAAGACGCACTGGTGCCCCCAGTCAGGTATCAGCGTAatcaattaagaacataagaacagccaaactgggtcagaccaaaggtccatctagcccagtatcctgtctgccgacagtggccagtgctgggtgctccagagggaatgaacagcacagagaatcatcaagtgatccaacccctgtcgtccattcccagcttttggcaaacagaggctggggacaccatccatgcccagcctggctaatagccattgatggacctgtccttcatTAATGtatctagtccttttttgaaccttattatggtcttgaccttcacaacatcctctggcaagcagttccacgggttgactgtgcgttgtgtgaagaaatactttcttttgtttgtgttaaacctgctgcctgttcatttcatttggtgacctctagttcttgtcttatgagaaggagtaaataacacgtcctgatttactttctccgcaccagccatgattttatagacctcaaggATATCtctccttagtcgtctcttttccaagctgaaaagtccccgtctgattaatctctcctcatgcagaAGCCGTTCcatcccccaatcatttttgttgcccttttctgaaccttttccaatttcaatatggctttttggagatggggcaaTCACACCTGCTCACAGTATTCGAGGTGTGGGCggaccacggatttatatagaggcaacataatattttctgtctgattacctattcctttcctaatgactcCCACCATTCTCTTTGGTTTTTTGATGCCGCTGTTTTcggagaactctccacaatgacgcccagatctctttcttgaggggtaacagctaatttagaccccatcattttatacgtttAGTGATTATGTTCTCCGacgtgcatcactttgcatttaacaacgttgaatttcatctgccattttgttgcccagtcgcccagttttgagagatccctttgtcgctcttcacagtctgtctgggacttaactatcttgagtagttttgtatcatctgcaaattttgctacctcaaggttcacccctttttccagaatatgttgaataggactgggctcagaacagacccctgggggaacccactatttacctctctccattctgaaaactgatcatttatacctaccctttgtttcctgtctttgaaccagttaccaatccatgagagaaccttccctcttatcccatgacaactcactttgcttaagagcctttggtgagggaccttgtcaaaggctttctgaaaatctaagtacattatattcACAGGATCCctgttgtccacatgcttgttgacccccctcaaagaattctagtagattagtgaggtgtgattttcctttacaaaagccacgctgatgcttccccaacaaatcatattCATTGATGTGTCTGGCAATTTTGTTTCAACcggtttgtctggtactgaagtcagacttactggcctataattgccaggatcacctctggagccctttttaaaaattggcatcacattagatACCCTCCAGTCACCTGATACAGAAGCAggtttaagtgataggttacaaactacagttagtcgttctgcaatttcacatttgagttccttctgaactcttgggtgaatcccatctggtcccggtgattttttattgtttagtttatgttttttttttcccaaaacctcctctactgacacctcaatctgggacagttcctcagatctgtcacctaaaaagaacggctcaagtgtgggaatctccctcccatcctccgccgtgaagaccgatgcaaataattcatttagtttctccgcgatggccttatcgtccttcgGACAATCACCTAGCGAGACGGTTGTTCAGTTGGCAGGAAGGAAGGTGTCGACACTTACAAGTTTTGCCAACATTGGTGCTAGCATAGCCACGGCCTAAGAGATGTACGTTGCATCACAGGAGCGTATCAAACGGCCCGTCCACAAGAGACGGCTTGTCGCCTGCGCCCCAGCGGGGGTAACCCTcaaagaagggagagggagacacTGACCTCCACTCACCCCGCTCCTGCGACTCTCTCTCGGCTCATGACATCGGTGACTCTCCAAAGAACTGACCGCAGTGGGAGCGGTCACAGGCTGGAAGGAAACCGAGCCTGTGACATTGACAGCAGCGTCTGGGGACACAGAACTTTTGCTGTTAAGGCCACGTCGCTTGTGGAGTTAGGCAGGAGCTCGCGCATCCAAATCGGGTTTTCTGTAATTACCAGACGTACCTCATGTTTTGTCTGAACCAGCCGGTTCGGACGGGAGTGTGCGGGAAAACTCCGTTTGGGGATAACGAGGCTGGTGCATACATCTGCCCCTTCACTTTCAGTTCAAACCGATTTGTATCGAAaaattcccaggttttacaaaaagtattcctccttcccctcccccaattttcACCCAACTTTTTTTTATCATTCAATATATATCAGAaagaacttgttttattaggaaaacgCAGGGCATTGCACGAGATCGATGTGTTATGGTAACAGGTTAAGCTGTGTGGAGATGCGAAGCTGCCTGTTGAAATAAGgcgctggtgaggccacacctggaatatCACGTCCAGTtgtgggccccccactacaaaagggatgtggacaaattggagagagtccagcggagggtaacgaaaatgatcagggggctggatcacgtgacttaggaggagaggctgaggtaacTGGGGTTATATAgtttcagaagagaagagtggggggggggggatttgatagcagccttcaactaccagaatggggtttccaaagaggctggagctcggctgttctcagtgggggcagatgacagaacaaggagcaatggtctcaggctGCAGTGGGCGAGGTCCaggctggatatcaggaaacactatttcactaggagggtgctgaaacactggaatgggttacgtggggaggtggtggaatctccatccttagaggtgtttaaggcccggcttgacaaagccctggctgggatgatttagttggggttggccctgctttgagcagggcatgggactagatacctcctgaagcctcttccaaccctaatcttctatgagtctatgattatcCTAGAAGATGCACGCAATAAATGGGCCTGCACGCAAGCTCTGACGTGCATGCACCTCTGAACGCAACGCTGCATCGCACGCCCACCACACCCACGCTTCAAACTGGTAGCAGAGGCCGGAGTAAAGAGCTGATGCACTAAAACGGGAAGAAGCTGGAAATCAGTCTCGGGATCCATTTCACAACACAAGGAAGTATCCCAAAGTTACAAAaaaagatcccaggtgggagtgGGTCTAGAGTTCGGTTTTAGATCTGCGGCAAAGCACGTTGGCGAACGGAATTCAAAGCATTCATCCACTGGATACTTTTTTCCCTGCGTCTTTCTGTCCACCGCAATAAACTCCGACATTTACCGGGAACAATGAATCGTTTTTTTGCCCTGATTTTCACCTGCTGCGGTGGTTGTGGAAAGAAACACCGATACGTTCCCGGGGAAAATGCAAACAAATCCAACCTGAAAACAGAGGGCCCTTGGCAGCCGTTGTTTCCTTTGGTGGACTTTTGAGCTCAGCAGGGTGATGGGCTGTACAAGactcacatttctgggggaacGAGGCTGGGCCTCAGAATTGGTGGAGGTGGCCCCATCTGACCGGTCAGAGGGCCCATGTGTTGAGCTGGGAGGCTGAAGGTGGCGGGAGTGGGCCTGATCTCGGAGCAATGTAAAAGGGGCTCCGGGCCTGAGTGTTACGGGGACCCCGCTGTTCAGAGGCATAAGGGTCAGGAACGGTTACAAGGAAACCAAGAGAAGATGGTTGCTGGTGCCTGAGTGAACAAGCCGGATCAAATGCAAGCAGAGATGCTCACCCCGTGCTCTTCCAGATCGCGCTTCTCAGGCCAGGGTCCCTTCTCTAGTTCGCCGGCTGCTTATTGCTCCAGGGACTGTGAACTCGAtgggcaggaagaggggaggctTGTCCCCCTGTTTTTAGAGTGTCCATCTCCCTCGTGAAAACCATTTCCAGTGGCGATGCAGGAGAtggtggaaggatgttccctgctgctttttcctcccctccctgagcgCCCTTTGGCGCCCTGCCTGCTGTGTCTAAGCAGTGCTCGTGTCCCTCGGTTTGAGTACGGCCGGTTTGCGCCCCCGCTCTGTGCGGGATGGGAGTGAATAACCCCGCTCGGGGGAacctgtcatggagtccccaggcgatgctctggaactgctccctacgaagCCGGGCAGGAATTTGGTGATGTCTGCTCTCTGTGaacagactgtcttcagggccaCAACCTCACatggcttccaccttcctgggtctgaccccggagCATCCAGCATCCCCGTCCCCCTGTGTGCCTCCCGCAGCGAGTGCGCCAGGTGGGGCCTGGGggagccagagggccctgcccccccaacttcgcagtcagacatggcTCTCAGcgagccagtaaaacaggtttatttgatgacaggaacacggtctacaCAGatcttgtaggtacagagaacaggacccctcggctgggtccattctgggggtcagtgagccagacccccacgtctgcacttcactgctcctccccagccagccccaaactgactcatcctccagcacctcctcctctgct
This window encodes:
- the LOC115641722 gene encoding oxysterols receptor LXR-beta-like isoform X1; protein product: MATPGSDLPLEDGEPPPPNSPGAPWAQVKEEGPLSRPEAALTPETEVLGTDGEGSMHSAAEEPERRRKKGPAPKMLGTELCSVCGDKASGFHYNVLSCEGCKGFFRRSVMKGAQYVCRGAGHCHMDMYMRRKCQLCRLRKCHQAGMREQCVLSEEQLRKKKGRRQQQKGAGGEVPLPRVPPLPPTPLAEPARLSPQQELMIQQLVAAQQQCNKRSFSDQPKVTPWPLGTDPNSREARQQRFAHFTELAIISVQEIVDFAKQVPGFLQLTREDQIALLKACTIEIMLLETARRYNHETESITFLKDFTYSKDDFHRAGLQVEFINPIFEFSRAMRRLQLDDAEFALLIAIDMFSADRPNVQQHGQVEALQLPYVEALHAYTLIKRPQDRLMFPRMLMKLVALRTLSSVHSEQVFALRLQDKKLPPLLSEIWDVHE
- the LOC115641722 gene encoding oxysterols receptor LXR-beta-like isoform X2: MATPGSDLPLAEEPERRRKKGPAPKMLGTELCSVCGDKASGFHYNVLSCEGCKGFFRRSVMKGAQYVCRGAGHCHMDMYMRRKCQLCRLRKCHQAGMREQCVLSEEQLRKKKGRRQQQKGAGGEVPLPRVPPLPPTPLAEPARLSPQQELMIQQLVAAQQQCNKRSFSDQPKVTPWPLGTDPNSREARQQRFAHFTELAIISVQEIVDFAKQVPGFLQLTREDQIALLKACTIEIMLLETARRYNHETESITFLKDFTYSKDDFHRAGLQVEFINPIFEFSRAMRRLQLDDAEFALLIAIDMFSADRPNVQQHGQVEALQLPYVEALHAYTLIKRPQDRLMFPRMLMKLVALRTLSSVHSEQVFALRLQDKKLPPLLSEIWDVHE